In one Aricia agestis chromosome 5, ilAriAges1.1, whole genome shotgun sequence genomic region, the following are encoded:
- the LOC121727083 gene encoding geranylgeranyl pyrophosphate synthase-like encodes MGKPAQFTVQLDTKKNLLPYNYIKKANSNIILMQHLPEAFNFWLKIPDDKLRVIMEAAGYLVQAAVLLDDVQDGTQYRRNLPSTDRIYGIPLSVNSSVFCLIVALEKLKNLQNSAVFDIYCKEVKSALDGIAADLYWRDAFVCPTEDEYKAMVIKKTGSYLLLKFGLMQAFSANRGDYHELLNTLGLYYQIRDEYINLTKLEALEGKSNQHELMDLKNLMFCEDITEGRFTFPLIHGLNSSEGPTIRSILVQRTSDSIIKQHCLSLLEKVGSLDYTRRTLHDLDGDLREQHCLSLLEKVGSLDYTRRTLHDLDADLREQVHNIRYSSSVHQ; translated from the exons ATGGGGAAGCCAGCTCAATTTACAGTCCAGTTGGACACCAAG AAAAATTTGCTGCCCTACAATTACATCAAGAAAGCTAACAGTAACATAATTTTGATGCAACACTTACCCGAGGCATTTAATTTCTGGCTGAAAATACCTGACGACAAACTCCGAGTGATCATGGAGGCCGCGGGCTACTTGGTGCAAGCAGCTGTTTT atTGGATGACGTACAAGACGGAACTCAATACCGTCGCAACCTGCCCTCCACGGACAGAATCTACGGCATCCCATTGTCAGTCAATTCTTCCGTATTCTGCTTGATCGTCGCACTTGAGAAGCTtaaaaatctacaaaattcgGCA GTTTTTGATATTTATTGCAAGGAAGTTAAGTCTGCTTTAGACGGAATTGCGGCAGATCTCTACTGGAGGGACGCCTTTGTTTGTCCAACTGAAGATGAATACAAGGCAATGGTTATAAAAA aaACTGGATCGTACTTGTTATTAAAGTTTGGCCTGATGCAGGCGTTCAGTGCAAACCGAGGGGACTATCATGAGCTGCTAAACACCTTGGGTCTATATTACCAAATCAGAGACGAGTATATTAATCTCACGAAATTGGAG GCGCTGGAAGGAAAATCAAATCAGCATGAGCTCATG GACCTGAAAAACTTAATGTTTTGCGAAGACATCACTGAAGGCCGGTTTACCTTTCCGCTCATTCACGGCCTCAACTCCAGCGAGGGACCGACTATTAGGA GTATTCTAGTTCAGCGCACCAGTGACAGTATAATCAAGCAGCACTGTCTCTCCCTGCTGGAGAAGGTCGGCAGTTTGGACTACACCAGACGGACTCTACACGACCTCGACGGTGACTTGAGAGAACAG CACTGTCTCTCCCTGCTGGAGAAGGTCGGCAGTTTGGATTACACCAGACGGACTCTTCACGACCTCGACGCTGACTTGAGAGAACAGGTACATAATATCAGGTATTCTAGTTCAGTGCACCAGTGA
- the LOC121727265 gene encoding geranylgeranyl pyrophosphate synthase-like isoform X2, which yields MLSSVSQGFLTDFQKGGDDVQDGTQFRRNLPSAHRIYGTPWAANASTFCFMAALKKIADLGNPEAVDNFCQEMMSALDGIALDLYWRDAFICPTENEYMEMVKLKNSFFTLNLRIIQSFSKDRRTYSDLMNTYGVYYQIRDEYANLVNVKGLDTKSHEQEFKNLHEVMFCEDITEGRFTFPMIHGLNSSEGPTIRSILVQRTSDIRIKQHCLSLLEKVGSLDYTRRTLHDLDADLREQIHQLGGNPVFLAYLDELSNWK from the exons ATGTTATCATCAGTTAGTCAAggttttttgaccgacttccaaaaaggaggag ATGACGTACAAGATGGAACCCAGTTTCGCCGGAATCTGCCGTCCGCTCACAGAATCTACGGCACCCCGTGGGCAGCCAATGCCTCAACTTTCTGCTTCATGGCCGCCCTTAAAAAGATTGCAGACCTAGGTAACCCTGAG GCTGTTGATAATTTTTGCCAAGAAATGATGTCAGCTCTAGATGGGATTGCTTTAGATCTCTACTGGAGAGACGCTTTTATTTGTCCAACAGAAAACGAATATATGGAAATGGTTAAATTGA AGAACTCATTCTTTACGCTAAATTTGAGGATAATACAGTCGTTCAGCAAGGACCGAAGAACTTACAGCGATTTGATGAACACCTACGGCGTGTACTACCAGATACGAGACGAGTATGCCAACCTCGTTAATGTGAAG ggacTGGATACGAAATCACATGAGCAGGAATTTAAG aatttGCACGAAGTAATGTTTTGCGAGGACATCACTGAAGGCCGGTTTACCTTTCCGATGATTCACGGACTCAACTCCAGCGAGGGACCGACTATTAGGA GTATTCTAGTACAGCGCACAAGTGACATCAGAATCAAGCAGCACTGTCTCTCCCTGCTGGAGAAGGTCGGCAGTTTGGACTACACCAGACGGACTCTACACGACCTCGACGCTGACTTGAGAGAACAG ATTCACCAGTTGGGCGGTAATCCGGTATTTTTGGCGTACTTGGATGAGCTCAGCAATTGGAAATGA